Sequence from the Nitrosopumilus maritimus SCM1 genome:
AGAGGCAATTGCAGAGAATTCAGAAACGACAACAATCACTCCAATCAATGAAGAAATCAGTCTACAAAGAACAGTCACAACAATGATTGTTCCAGAAGGCAATACACTACCATGGGGATTTGTCACAGGTAGTGCTTCAGAATATGTTGAAAGACATCCAGTAATCATTCAATTCTTTGATGAAGCAAATGATTTGGTACATGTTGCCCAAGTTGATGTCAAAGGAGATGGTTCTTACGAATACAAGTTTAGAGTAACTAGTATTGATGAAAATGGAGATATGGAAAAAGCCTTTGAAGGCGAATATACTGTAATGATATACAGAGTCATTCCTAACTCAAATCAACTAGTCTAAACATTCCTTTTTTTCATAGAATTCATATACTATTCAAGAAAATGCTAGCTAGAAAATGAGTAAAAATTTTTGGCACGATATAGAATCAGGAGCAGATATTCCTGAAATTATCAATGTAGTAGTAGAGATTCCTAAAGGTTCTATGAACAAATACGAATATGATAAAAAACACAACATGATAAAACTTGACAGAGTTTTATTTTCACCATTTCATTATCCAGGCGATTATGGATTAGTTCCTCAAACACTTTCTGAGGATGGGGATCCGCTGGACGCACTAGTACTTGTTACAAACCCAACTTATCCAGGAATTCTAATTGAAGCTAGACCAATTGGATTACTTCAAATGAAAGATGCAGGAGATTTAGATGACAAGATTATTTGCGTCTCAACAAATGATCCAAGATATTTACATACTACAGATATTTCAGACATTGAAGATCATTATCGTTCTGAAATTGCACATTTTTTCCAAGTGTACAAAGATTTGGAAGGGAAAAAAGTAGAGATACTAGGATGGCAATCAGCAAAAGAAGCAAAGAGCATAATTGTTGAATCAATTAAAAGATACAAGAATACTTTGAAGAAATTTTAAGATGTCAAAAGAGTGTAATCATTTTTTAGAAGAGACAAAAGGGATAGCACCAAACACAAAAAGCTGTGAAGAATGTGAAAAAGAACATCTTCCAGTAGTTGCAATAAGGATGTGTTTGACATGTGGACATGTAGGATGCTGTGATTCATCTATTGGAAAACACGCAACAAAACACTTTGAAGAAACAGGGCATCCAGTTATGAAAGCAATTCCAGGAGATATTTGGAAATGGTGTTACATTTGCAAAGAATACTATTAATTTTCAACATATAACAAGCACGTAGACATTGAACAAAGAAAAACTTCACTGGACTTTTTGGGTAGGAATAGGATTTCTAATTGCAGGAGGAATTAGCTGGGGAATTTTACTGGCAGGAGAGGGTCCACCAAGTTTTGTTGAAGAGACCATAACGTATAGTTACGGTTGGGTAATTTTTGGAGGAGGTTTGATCATATACTCTACCATTAGAAAGGTTGTAAAATCTAGAGAATCCAAACCTTAGCATATTCATTTTTTAATAGTTAGGAAATTACGATTAGCAATGTCTCAATACCAGTTAGGAATGTGGAATCTTTCAGAATTAGCAAAAAATCCAAAAAGTTCAGCATTTCAAAAACAGATCAAAGAATTAGAAAATCAGGCTGAAAAATTTGAGAAAATTAAATCAAAACTGGACCCAAAAATGTCATCAAAGAAATTCATGGAAATACTTAGTCAAGTAGAAGAAATTTCTGAGAAAATGAGTAAAATTGGTGGATATGCATCTCTTTCATATTCTTCAGATACACAATCAGATGAAGCAACATCATTAATGACTAGAATGTCAAAATTAGGATCAGACATTTCAAACAAAATATTGTTTTTTGATTTATGGTGGAAAACGCAAGTTGATGAAAAAAATGCAAAGAGATTGATTAAAGATGCAGGAGAACTCTCAGAATATCTAGCACACAAAAGACTAATTGCAAAATACTCACTCAGTGAACCTGAAGAGAGAATCATTAACACATTAGATGTTACAGGTATTTCTGCACTTGTAAAATTGTATGACAAGATAACTAATGCATTTGAATACCAAATGAAAATCGGAAACAAAACAAAAAAGATGACAAGAGAAGAATTAACAAATTATGTTCGACATACAAATCCAAAAATTCGTGAAACAGCTTACAAAACAATCCTAGGAAAATATAATGAAAACAAAGGTGTTGTTGGAGAAATTTATCAAAATATTGCACTTAATTGGAAAGATGAAGGAATCGATATTCGAGGCTACAGAACGCCAATTTCTATGAGGAATATTGGAAATGATGTAGATGACAAAACAATAGAATCACTACTTCTAGTTTGCAAAAAAAATGCTCCAGTCTTTCAAAAATTCTTTGTGCAAAAAGCAAAGATGCTCAAAATGAAAAAGCTTAGAAGATATGACATCTATGCACCTGCTGCTGCAAACATTAAAGAAAAAAATTATTCATACAACAAATCTGTAAAACTAGTTTTTGAATCACTAGGCAAATTTAGTAACACATTAGAAGATTTTGCAAGAAAGGTTTTCAATGAAAATCATATTGACTCAGAAGTAAGACAAGGAAAAAGAGATGGAGCATTTTGTAGTACATTAACACCCAAAATCACGCCTTATGTATTGGTCAATTTTACAGGAAAATCAAGAGACGTATTTACATTAGCTCATGAGTTAGGTCACGCGGTCCACAGTCAAGCTGCACAAGATAGATCAATTCTAGTCCAAGATGCACCATTACCATTAGCTGAAACAGCATCAACATTTTCTGAATTACTGCTTTATGACAATATTTCAGACAAGATTTCAGATGATGAAAAGAAAATAATGTTATCTGAAAAAATTGATGATTTGTATGCAACAATTCTAAGACAATCATTTTTTACAATTTTTGAGATTGATGCTCATAAACAAATTGGCGAAGGAACAACCATAGATGAAATTTCAAAAACATATTTACAAAATCTCAAACAACAATTTGGAAAATCAGTTGATGTTACAGATGACTTTGCAATAGAATGGAGTTGTATCCCACATTTCTATCACACACCATTTTATTGCTATGCATATTCATTTGGAAATCTTCTTGCATTATCATTATTCCAAAGATACAAAAAAGAAGGTAAAGACTTTGTTCCAGCATACATTGACATTCTTGCAGCAGGGGGTTCAAAAAAACCTGAAAAACTCCTTAAAGAACATGGATTAGATATACAATCTACCAAGTTTTGGCAAGAAGGTTTTGATTATGTTAACGGACAGGTAAAAGCACTATCATCACTAAACTAGATTTTTAATAAATGGGGCTGACAGTCCAACGCAAGGACTGCCAGCTTTGTTCCCCGAACGGTTTGAATTCGATGTCAAAACCCCATCGCAGATTATCTGATTTAAACGTTTGAAATTATTCCAAGTCTAATTTCTTAGGTTTGATTTTACGTATTGTTCCACCCAAGATTCCAATTGTAATTCCTAATTGATATAAAAAATACAACAACACCTCAAAGGTACTAGGAGTAAGATCTGTAAATCTACTAATTCCAGTCAATACAAGCAATAACGAACTAAAAAAGAAGACAAATAATTTTACAATTCCATGAAGATTTGTGAATTTCAAAATAACAAAAGTCATAACAGTTACAGAAATTGCCAGGACTGTTAGGAATCCAGTATTCATTCCAAAAATAAGAAACAATAATGAAGCAAGTTCTGCAGGGCTTCCTGCAGAAAGATTTGAAAATTCAATTTTCTCAGGGGATGCAAATCGAGGAACACTCAAAATTGCATTTGCCAAAAACAAAACAAACAAAGTAATGGATACTGTTTTTAGATGATTTTGTAGTCGTGGGAATCGAACAAGAATCGCACGGCCTAAAATAATCCCTTGAAATAATCCAACTCCAAATGCTCCAATTACTGCAAGAATAGAGAAAATTGGATCTTGAAATATATCAACAAGAAATGGGATTAGGGCCAATACTAGGATAATTTCGTGAAAAATAGAATATTAGTTAGAAGATGACTAATTTTCGTAAAAAAAATAAAAAAAATTCATCAAAAAATTCTTTGAAAAATAAACAAAATAGGAGTAAAGTTAATAATTTCATGACTGGAGGGACAACCAATGCAAAAGATACTTTGGATTCTACTACTAGTAGCAGTTGTTGGAATCTCTACAAATTTTGCATATTCACAAGAAATAGGTTTAGCAACTTTTCAAGAAACGGCTCAAGTGCTAGTAGATAGAAGCATATCTCAAAATGTGACAGCATCTATCACTCTACAAAGTACAAGCATTCAAGAAATTAGAATTCCTGCAGAATTGGAACAAAAACTAAGAGAAGATGAAATGGTTAAAGCAGTAATTATTACAAATCAAGAACAATGTGTTTTGGGCGTATTTGATGAATCATGCATAATGATTAATGTGGTGAGAGACCCAACAGCAAAAGGCATTATAGAGATTCAAGATGCAGCCAAAGAAGTTGCAATGCCATACATTGATGAGATAAAT
This genomic interval carries:
- a CDS encoding inorganic diphosphatase gives rise to the protein MSKNFWHDIESGADIPEIINVVVEIPKGSMNKYEYDKKHNMIKLDRVLFSPFHYPGDYGLVPQTLSEDGDPLDALVLVTNPTYPGILIEARPIGLLQMKDAGDLDDKIICVSTNDPRYLHTTDISDIEDHYRSEIAHFFQVYKDLEGKKVEILGWQSAKEAKSIIVESIKRYKNTLKKF
- a CDS encoding ubiquitin carboxyl-terminal hydrolase 14 produces the protein MSKECNHFLEETKGIAPNTKSCEECEKEHLPVVAIRMCLTCGHVGCCDSSIGKHATKHFEETGHPVMKAIPGDIWKWCYICKEYY
- a CDS encoding M3 family oligoendopeptidase, with the protein product MSQYQLGMWNLSELAKNPKSSAFQKQIKELENQAEKFEKIKSKLDPKMSSKKFMEILSQVEEISEKMSKIGGYASLSYSSDTQSDEATSLMTRMSKLGSDISNKILFFDLWWKTQVDEKNAKRLIKDAGELSEYLAHKRLIAKYSLSEPEERIINTLDVTGISALVKLYDKITNAFEYQMKIGNKTKKMTREELTNYVRHTNPKIRETAYKTILGKYNENKGVVGEIYQNIALNWKDEGIDIRGYRTPISMRNIGNDVDDKTIESLLLVCKKNAPVFQKFFVQKAKMLKMKKLRRYDIYAPAAANIKEKNYSYNKSVKLVFESLGKFSNTLEDFARKVFNENHIDSEVRQGKRDGAFCSTLTPKITPYVLVNFTGKSRDVFTLAHELGHAVHSQAAQDRSILVQDAPLPLAETASTFSELLLYDNISDKISDDEKKIMLSEKIDDLYATILRQSFFTIFEIDAHKQIGEGTTIDEISKTYLQNLKQQFGKSVDVTDDFAIEWSCIPHFYHTPFYCYAYSFGNLLALSLFQRYKKEGKDFVPAYIDILAAGGSKKPEKLLKEHGLDIQSTKFWQEGFDYVNGQVKALSSLN